One window of Acropora palmata chromosome 1, jaAcrPala1.3, whole genome shotgun sequence genomic DNA carries:
- the LOC141880862 gene encoding scavenger receptor cysteine-rich domain-containing protein DMBT1-like isoform X7, whose amino-acid sequence MELRPTATSLRIRSIFCMKKSANAQASVTKIVTSSPVGMQLTPLRYDVSRGIFSRNITWYPSQYQVGQQLYCFKAVDSAGSESEWRCITILVGLSNTPRVVLGTRWPRYPSSQLGTGLMRLSIQFDRVIKKPRTSAYIRLVLLPSEHTVYKVDTLSRNVVISANKTELLFTLPKAALSMKGSYAILIDRGAVVGSGCSFDGPPTPGISSSQGWRFNVGGICSSGYYLDPPYYRTCTDVNECGSQSRKKRFAWWWPVTSIISIPFNSAFSAIATTTPAFSQVSTSTPGVSASAMIQLPPPGCSNHSYLEDSERRQGFYNGYDGYYQCDNNLAFGWYRFRGAAGTQMPTKCVGRNRCSTHAPGWLNASHPSVEDGIVTAKVCFHWTSGCCTWSTNIRVLNCGGFYVYELRPPPGCHLRYCGNGGSNQSTTTSSPQTSPTPAFYPAPTSTPGVSVSASPPFTSGSCGYNFTDRQGNLTSPNYPFSYPNNLSCLWTITATPGDFIYLYFTSFYVQGYYSWWHWHYDNYYYYYYGKYGQYGYNSNCPYDYVDIFDLNYPSSFIKVRGCGQQSPWCVKSKSHVMHIRFVTNSIYSYRGFTANYTVYRTPPIDDNCLSLNPYASSLTIFSATPISYASSSRIIQATPILSSASTSTSANNSMTTGSPQASPTPAFSPVPTSNRGSCRYNLVNPQGNFTSPNYPSRYPHNLNCLWTITAAPGYYIDLHFINFVVEGCPYDYVEVFDQNYPSTSIKVKSCGYRGAWCVTSTSKVLYVRFVTDRSVALSGFFASYRNDANPFSGRCTSLRATQIQATQRSSPIAMPISALHPTSSSTTGVPASASLPFPSGLCGYNFTARQGNLTSPNYPYSYPNNLNCLWTITTTPGNYIYLYFTYFYVQGYYYGYHGQYGYNSYCPYDYVEIFDLVYPLTSIKIKGCGYQSPWCVKSKSHVMHVRFVTDSFSSYRGFTAHYRVYTNPPAGGNCLSLNPYASSSGILQATPSMYTNTKYAFSNSTSTPVGIIYPTPASKRLPHYSSTVSQEKVPDFHLQLPADCEQVCHNTPGSYICSCVSGYQIASDGKSCSDINECSVNNGGCSHHCYNIPGAHYCGCPNGTTMTANNLTCVQPGVAVTCGKRNMTISLEKQSFSFVRAEEVHLRYSSCKATENGTHVTISTLLNDCGTSVNETQDALLFWNELRVDAMIIDGVITRSHDIRLPFYCSYSRKKLLSLSFNPLGVYYGQEAGYGNFTFKMDFFKSGSFLVPYSTADYPLQLRLNDYIYVRYSVESSADLVIMAENCRATKDGSFYSLPQYKIIQNGCGRDTTMVYSYNSNRPYQEFRMKVFRFFNDYNAVYLHCELLACHRSSRNSRCQRGCLPGNRRKRRAVSRDGTEHLESTTKNTVSRGPLIFKDEVKQGGQGKKVGTLIGGVAGVGGVCILAFAALGILFVKYRLARRLMNRNKVGDLYATQNEMGRKGAYIQEDDINSKEDSL is encoded by the exons ATGGAACTCCGCCCAACAGCAACTTCACTACGTATACGGTCAATCTTCTGCATGAAGAAATCAGCAAATGCACAAGCTAG CGTGACAAAGATAGTCACTTCTTCCCCAGTTGGGATGCAACTCACACCTTTACGGTACGATGTATCGCGAGGTATTTTCTCACGTAACATCACGTGGTATCCCAGCCAGTATCAAGTGGGACAGCAGCTGTATTGTTTTAAGGCAGTCGACTCCGCAGG GTCTGAAAGTGAATGGCGTTGCATCACAATTCTTGTTGGATTGA GTAACACACCACGGGTGGTACTTGGGACTCGATGGCCGAGGTATCCAAGCAGCCAACTTGGAACTGGTCTCATGAGGCTGAGTATTCAGTTTGATAGAGTG ATAAAGAAGCCGCGCACATCGGCATACATCCGACTCGTTCTTCTCCCAAGTGAGCATACTGTTTACAAAGTGGATACACTCTCTAGAAACGTGGTAATCAGTGCAAATAAGACGGAGTTGCTGTTTACTTTGCCGAAAGCTGCACTAAGTATGAAGGGTTCCTACGCCATCTTGATTGATCGTGGTGCAGTTGTTGGGTCGGGATGTTCCTTTGACGGACCACCAACGCCCGGAATATCATCCTCACAGGGGTGGAGGTTTAATGTGGGTGGAATTTGTTCCTCTGGATACTATCTCGATCCACCATACTACAGAACGTGTACTG ACGTAAACGAATGCGGCAGCCAGTccagaaagaaaagatttgCGTGGTGGTGGCCAGTGACATCCATCATTTCAATTCCATTCAATTCTG CATTTTCTGCAATTGCAACAACTACTCCTG CATTTTCTCAGGTTTCAACATCTACTCCTG GTGTATCTGCTTCTGCAATGATTCAGCTGCCTCCACCAG GGTGTTCCAATCATTCGTACCTTGAAGATTCAGAGAGGAGGCAAGGCTTTTACAATGGGTACGACGGTTATTACCAATGTGACAATAATCTTGCATTCGGTTGGTATCGGTTTCGAGGAGCAGCAGGAACCCAAATGCCAACTAAATGCGTTGGACGAAACCGTTGCAGTACCCATGCACCTGGTTGGTTAAATGCATCACATCCTTCAGTAGAGGATGGAATTGTTACTGCCAAAGTGTGTTTTCACTGGACCAGTGGCTGTTGCACTTGGTCAACCAACATACGTGTTCTCAACTGCGGCGGGTTTTACGTGTACGAGCTCAGGCCACCACCTGGATGTCACTTACGTTATTGCGGAAACGGAGGGT CAAATCAATCTACAACAACAAGTTCTCCTCAAACATCTCCTACACCAG catTTTATCCGGCTCCAACATCTACTCCTG GTGTATCTGTTTCTGCAAGTCCACCGTTTACATCAG GATCGTGTGGATACAACTTTACTGATCGTCAAGGGAACCTTACAAGTCCGAATTATCCATTCAGTTATCCAAATAACTTAAGTTGTCTTTGGACGATCACTGCAACACCGGGCGACTTCATCTATTTGTATTTTACCTCCTTCTATGTGCAAGGGTACTACTCCTGGTGGCACTGGCACTACgacaactactactactactactacggGAAGTACGGGCAGTACGGGTACAACAGCAACTGTCCATATGACTACGTGGACATATTCGACCTAAACTATCCATCAAGCTTCATAAAAGTTCGAGGCTGTGGCCAGCAATCTCCATGGTGTGTTAAGAGCAAAAGTCACGTCATGCACATTCGATTTGTGACTAACAGCATCTACTCATACAGGGGGTTCACCGCTAATTATACAGTGTATAGAACGCCTCCTATTGATGACAACTGTCTTTCTCTCAATCCTTATGCTAGCAGTTTGACAATTTTCTCCGCCACACCAA TCTCTTATGCTAGCAGTTCGAGAATCATCCAAGCAACACCAA TTCTCTCTTCGGCTTCCACATCTACGTCAG CAAATAACTCGATGACAACAGGTTCCCCTCAAGCGTCTCCTACCCCAG cattttcGCCGGTTCCAACATCTAACCGTG GATCATGTCGATACAATTTGGTGAATCCTCAAGGAAATTTCACGAGCCCAAATTATCCATCCCGTTATCCACACAACCTCAACTGCCTTTGGACAATTACTGCAGCACCTGGCTATTACATTGACTTACACTTTATTAACTTCGTTGTGGAAGGTTGTCCGTATGACTATGTAGAAGTATTCGACCAGAACTATCCATCAACTTCTATCAAAGTAAAAAGCTGTGGCTATCGAGGTGCTTGGTGTGTGACGAGCACAAGCAAAGTCCTCTATGTGCGATTTGTCACTGATCGTTCTGTGGCATTATCTGGCTTTTTTGCATCTTACAGAAATGATGCAAATCCTTTCAGTGGAAGGTGCACGTCTCTTCGTGCCACCCAAATCCAGGCGACTCAAA GGTCCTCTCCGATTGCAATGCCCATTTCTG caCTTCATCCGACTTCATCATCTACCACTG GGGTACCTGCTTCTGCAAGTCTTCCGTTTCCATCAG gattGTGTGGATATAATTTTACAGCTCGTCAGGGGAACCTTACAAGTCCGAATTATCCATACAGTTATCCAAATAACTTAAACTGTCTTTGGACGATCACTACAACACCGGGAAACTACATCTATTTGTATTTTACCTACTTCTATGTGCAAGGGTACTACTATGGGTACCACGGGCAATACGGGTACAACAGCTACTGTCCATACGACTACGTGGAAATATTCGACCTGGTTTATCCTTTAACCTCCATAAAAATCAAAGGCTGTGGTTATCAATCTCCATGGTGTGTTAAGAGCAAAAGCCACGTCATGCATGTTCGATTTGTGACTGACAGCTTTTCTTCATAtcgtggcttcacagctcactATAGAGTTTATACAAATCCTCCTGCTGGTGGCAACTGCTTGTCTCTTAATCCTTATGCTAGTAGTTCGGGAATCCTCCAAGCAACACCAAGTATGTACACCAACACCAAGTACGCCTTTTCGAATTCGACATCTACCCCAG TCGGGATCATTTATCCCACGCCAGCCTCCAAACGCTTACCGCACTACAGCTCAACGGTTAGCCAAGAGAAGGTGCCTGACTTTCACCTCCAACTGCCTGCAGACTGTGAACAAGTTTGCCACAACACTCCAGGAAGCTACATTTGTTCTTGTGTCAGTGGATACCAAATAGCTTCTGATGGAAAATCTTGCTCAG ATATTAATGAGTGTTCAGTAAACAACGGCGGTTGTAGTCATCACTGTTACAACATACCAGGAGCTCATTATTGTGGATGCCCTAATGGAACAACAATGACCGCGAACAATTTAACATGTGTTC AGCCTGGTGTTGCTGTCACTTGTGGGAAACGCAACATGACAATTTCGCTCGAAAAGCAGTCGTTCTCATTCGTCCGAGCGGAAGAGGTTCACTTACGCTATTCTTCGTGCAAGGCTACTGAAAATGGCACACATGTGACAATTAGTACTCTTCTCAACGATTGTGGCACGTCTGTCAATGAAACTCAAGACGCCCTGCTATTCTGGAATGAACTCCGAGTTGATGCTATGATTATTGATGGTGTCATAACTCGATCACACGACATCAGACTTCCGTTTTATTGTAGCTATTCCAGAAAAAAGTTGCTGAGCTTGTCTTTCAATCCGCTTGGGGTCTACTATGGGCAGGAAG CGGGATACGGCAATTTTACCTTCAAGAtggactttttcaaaagcGGATCCTTCCTTGTACCTTACAGTACGGCAGACTACCCACTGCAACTGCGTCTTAATGACTACATATATGTGCGATACAGCGTGGAATCCAGTGCTGACTTAGTCATAATGGCTGAAAACTGTAGGGCTACTAAAGACGGAAGTTTTTATTCCTTGCCACAGTATAAAATCATACAAAATGG ATGCGGAAGAGATACAACTATGGTTTACTCTTATAATTCTAACCGACCTTACCAAGAATTCCGAATGAAAGTTTTTCGGTTCTTTAATGACTATAATGCGGTTTACTTGCATTGCGAGCTACTGGCCTGTCATCGATCCTCGAGAAATTCAAG GTGTCAACGTGGTTGTTTGCCAGGAAAcagaaggaaaagaagagCAGTTAGTCGCGATGGCACTGAGCATCTGGAAAGCACTACGAAGAACACAGTCTCACGTGGCCCATTGATTTTCAAAGATGAAGTTAAGCAAGGAG GCCAAGGCAAGAAAGTGGGCACATTGATTGGTGGAGTTGCCGGTGTTGGTGGAGTCTGTATTCTTGCCTTCGCAGCCCTGGGTATTCTGTTTGTCAAATATCGCTTAGCAAGACGACTCATGAATCGGAATAAAGTTGGAGATTTGTACGCAACACAGAACGAAATGGGCAGGAAAGGCGCTTACATTCAAGAGGATGACATCAACTCGAAAGAAGATTCtttgtag